A genomic segment from Mus caroli chromosome 17, CAROLI_EIJ_v1.1, whole genome shotgun sequence encodes:
- the Cdsn gene encoding corneodesmosin isoform X1 translates to MGSSRAPLMGRVGGHGLMALLMAGLILPGILAKSIGTLSDPCKDPTRITSPNDPCLIGKTGSNSISSQGGSSSFSSQGGSSSFSSQGGSSSFSSHGGSSSSQGSSSGSLIYKPGTGYSQSSYSYGSGGSQPGGSGSQTGSSSSQTGSSSSQSGSSGYQTGSSGSQTGSSGSQSGSSGSQSGSSGSQSGRWVSSSSQWVSSSSQSGSSGSSRDRPGSGSALPTGDKTSGTSQSGGSGTSQSGGSYTSQSSSSNLRPCSSNVPDSPCSGGPVITHSGPYISGTHTVSGGQRPVVVVVEQHGSGGPGFQGMPCSNGGPAGKPCPPITSVQKPYGGYEVVGGSANSYLVPGMTYSGGKIYPVGYFTKDNPIRGSPGAPSFAAGPPVSEGKYFSSNPIIPSRGSSSSSGYPVGVVFQPVGSGGVQPCGTGSVSSKGPCSGTRIQITSSSSSTSYHPCSGGPSQGPCSSPGTGSISGGSSSLSSGKIVLQPCGSKSTSSGYPCLSVPSSPLNGGLNGSPQPVPSVGVKLCGLNSPGRVPCRSIRNILTQVKPLGPQLMDPKVSLPQGEPQGEPLEKS, encoded by the exons ATGGGTTCCTCTCGGGCACCCCTGATGGGGCGTGTGGGAGGGCACGGGCTGATGGCATTGCTGATGGCCGGTCTTATTCTGCCAG GAATCTTGGCTAAGAGCATTGGGACCCTCTCGGACCCCTGTAAGGACCCCACGAGGATCACCTCTCCAAATGACCCTTGTCTCATTGGAAAGACTGGCTCCAACAGCATCAGCAGCCAAGGTGGATCCAGCAGTTTCAGCAGCCAAGGTGGATCCAGCAGTTTCAGCAGCCAAGGTGGATCCAGCAGTTTCAGCAGCCATGGTGGATCCAGCAGCTCCCAGGGAAGTTCTTCAGGATCCTTGATATATAAACCAGGAACAGGGTATTCCCAGAGTAGCTACTCTTATGGCTCTGGCGGCTCCCAGCCAGGAGGCAGTGGATCTcagacaggaagcagcagctCTCAGACAGGAAGTAGTAGCtctcagtcaggaagcagtggCTATCAGACAGGAAGCAGTGGCTCTCAGACAGGAAGCAGCGGCTCTCAGTCAGGAAGCAGCGGCTCTCAGTCAGGAAGCAGCGGCTCTCAGTCAGGAAGATGGgtaagcagcagttctcaatggGTAAGCAGCAGTTCTCAGTCCGGAAGTTCAGGAAGCAGTCGGGACAGACCCGGAAGTGGCTCTGCTCTACCAACCGGTGACAAGACATCAGGCACTTCTCAGTCTGGAGGCTCAGGCACTTCTCAGTCTGGAGGCTCGTACACTTCCCAGAGCAGCAGCTCCAACCTGCGGCCCTGTAGCTCCAACGTGCCCGACTCTCCCTGCAGCGGGGGGCCTGTCATCACACACTCGGGGCCCTACATCTCTGGCACCCACACCGTATCCGGTGGCCAGAGAcctgtagtggtggtggtggagcaacATGGCTCTGGTGGCCCTGGGTTTCAAGGCATGCCCTGTAGCAATGGAGGCCCCGCAGGTAAGCCCTGCCCTCCCATCACCTCTGTCCAGAAACCCTATGGCGGCTATGAGGTGGTGGGTGGCTCTGCCAACAGTTATCTGGTCCCAGGCATGACCTACAGTGGGGGTAAAATCTACCCCGTGGGCTACTTCACCAAGGACAACCCTATCAGGGGCTCGCCAGGGGCCCCCTCCTTTGCAGCTGGGCCCCCAGTGTCTGAGGGCAAGTACTTCTCTAGCAACCCCATCATCCCCAGCCGTGGCTCTTCCAGTTCCAGTGGCTACCCAGTGGGCGTTGTGTTCCAGCCCGTGGGCTCTGGCGGTGTTCAGCCCTGTGGCACTGGCTCTGTCAGCTCTAAGGGGCCTTGCTCGGGTACGAGAATTCAAATCACCTCCAGCAGCTCCAGTACCTCCTACCACCCCTGCAGCGGTGGTCCTTCCCAGGGGCCTTGCTCCTCACCAGGCACCGGCTCCATCAGTGGGGGaagctcctctctctcctctggcaAAATCGTCCTTCAGCCCTGCGGCAGCAAATCTACCTCTTCGGGTTACCCCTGCCTTTCTGTTCCCTCCTCCCCGTTGAATGGGGGTCTGAATGGCTCTCCTCAGCCTGTCCCCTCCGTGGGTGTCAAGCTCTGTGGCCTCAACAGCCCTGGAAGAGTGCCCTGCCGTTCCATCCGCAACATTCTGACCCAAGTGAAGCCTTTGGGGCCCCAGTTAATGGATCCCAAAGTTTCTCTGCCACAGGGAGAGCCACAGGGAGAACCACTTGAGAAGTCTTAA
- the Cdsn gene encoding corneodesmosin isoform X2 yields the protein MGSSRAPLMGRVGGHGLMALLMAGLILPGILAKSIGTLSDPCKDPTRITSPNDPCLIGKTGSNSISSQGGSSSFSSQGGSSSFSSQGGSSSFSSHGGSSSSQGSSSGSLIYKPGTGYSQSSYSYGSGGSQPGGSGSQTGSSSSQTGSSSSQSGSSGYQTGSSGSQTGSSGSQSGSSGSQPGSGSALPTGDKTSGTSQSGGSGTSQSGGSYTSQSSSSNLRPCSSNVPDSPCSGGPVITHSGPYISGTHTVSGGQRPVVVVVEQHGSGGPGFQGMPCSNGGPAGKPCPPITSVQKPYGGYEVVGGSANSYLVPGMTYSGGKIYPVGYFTKDNPIRGSPGAPSFAAGPPVSEGKYFSSNPIIPSRGSSSSSGYPVGVVFQPVGSGGVQPCGTGSVSSKGPCSGTRIQITSSSSSTSYHPCSGGPSQGPCSSPGTGSISGGSSSLSSGKIVLQPCGSKSTSSGYPCLSVPSSPLNGGLNGSPQPVPSVGVKLCGLNSPGRVPCRSIRNILTQVKPLGPQLMDPKVSLPQGEPQGEPLEKS from the exons ATGGGTTCCTCTCGGGCACCCCTGATGGGGCGTGTGGGAGGGCACGGGCTGATGGCATTGCTGATGGCCGGTCTTATTCTGCCAG GAATCTTGGCTAAGAGCATTGGGACCCTCTCGGACCCCTGTAAGGACCCCACGAGGATCACCTCTCCAAATGACCCTTGTCTCATTGGAAAGACTGGCTCCAACAGCATCAGCAGCCAAGGTGGATCCAGCAGTTTCAGCAGCCAAGGTGGATCCAGCAGTTTCAGCAGCCAAGGTGGATCCAGCAGTTTCAGCAGCCATGGTGGATCCAGCAGCTCCCAGGGAAGTTCTTCAGGATCCTTGATATATAAACCAGGAACAGGGTATTCCCAGAGTAGCTACTCTTATGGCTCTGGCGGCTCCCAGCCAGGAGGCAGTGGATCTcagacaggaagcagcagctCTCAGACAGGAAGTAGTAGCtctcagtcaggaagcagtggCTATCAGACAGGAAGCAGTGGCTCTCAGACAGGAAGCAGCGGCTCTCAGTCAGGAAGCAGCGGCTCTCA ACCCGGAAGTGGCTCTGCTCTACCAACCGGTGACAAGACATCAGGCACTTCTCAGTCTGGAGGCTCAGGCACTTCTCAGTCTGGAGGCTCGTACACTTCCCAGAGCAGCAGCTCCAACCTGCGGCCCTGTAGCTCCAACGTGCCCGACTCTCCCTGCAGCGGGGGGCCTGTCATCACACACTCGGGGCCCTACATCTCTGGCACCCACACCGTATCCGGTGGCCAGAGAcctgtagtggtggtggtggagcaacATGGCTCTGGTGGCCCTGGGTTTCAAGGCATGCCCTGTAGCAATGGAGGCCCCGCAGGTAAGCCCTGCCCTCCCATCACCTCTGTCCAGAAACCCTATGGCGGCTATGAGGTGGTGGGTGGCTCTGCCAACAGTTATCTGGTCCCAGGCATGACCTACAGTGGGGGTAAAATCTACCCCGTGGGCTACTTCACCAAGGACAACCCTATCAGGGGCTCGCCAGGGGCCCCCTCCTTTGCAGCTGGGCCCCCAGTGTCTGAGGGCAAGTACTTCTCTAGCAACCCCATCATCCCCAGCCGTGGCTCTTCCAGTTCCAGTGGCTACCCAGTGGGCGTTGTGTTCCAGCCCGTGGGCTCTGGCGGTGTTCAGCCCTGTGGCACTGGCTCTGTCAGCTCTAAGGGGCCTTGCTCGGGTACGAGAATTCAAATCACCTCCAGCAGCTCCAGTACCTCCTACCACCCCTGCAGCGGTGGTCCTTCCCAGGGGCCTTGCTCCTCACCAGGCACCGGCTCCATCAGTGGGGGaagctcctctctctcctctggcaAAATCGTCCTTCAGCCCTGCGGCAGCAAATCTACCTCTTCGGGTTACCCCTGCCTTTCTGTTCCCTCCTCCCCGTTGAATGGGGGTCTGAATGGCTCTCCTCAGCCTGTCCCCTCCGTGGGTGTCAAGCTCTGTGGCCTCAACAGCCCTGGAAGAGTGCCCTGCCGTTCCATCCGCAACATTCTGACCCAAGTGAAGCCTTTGGGGCCCCAGTTAATGGATCCCAAAGTTTCTCTGCCACAGGGAGAGCCACAGGGAGAACCACTTGAGAAGTCTTAA